One Neoarius graeffei isolate fNeoGra1 chromosome 19, fNeoGra1.pri, whole genome shotgun sequence genomic region harbors:
- the LOC132868010 gene encoding 1-phosphatidylinositol phosphodiesterase-like produces the protein MINYQAKCITYTPYVFCIKPVKSNSKHISPWFLSQTGSSHRAKMKKMIVNQILCVPLLILLLAGMIKSQSLAFNDNAQLVLPESYNIGWMKELDGNTLLSDITIPATHDTMALYGGPAAECQAWTLEDQLKAGIRYLDLRVYAFENTLYLMHGIVYQHSTFSKALETLKVFLSAFPSETVLARLKPDLFDKSKVQELVSKLIEGDSNVWVNSAIPQLDEVRGKIVFIQADSFLLGVPMLETDSKDDYKVTNVKDKEQETLQHLNQAMKECGGNSLILTYSSGTGIGTFEGMFLTPKKVAEKMDPWLYDYLQMLHAEGSALCFGIIAMDFPSFDLIQTVIKFNQ, from the exons ATGATAAATTACCAGGCGAAATGTATTACATACACACCCTATGTCTTTTGTATAAAGCCTGTGAAATCGAACAGCAAACACATTTCGCCTTGGTTTCTCAGCCAGACTGGTTCATCACATCGA GCAAAGATGAAGAAAATGATTGTTAACCAAATCCTCTGTGTGCCATTACTTATTCT GTTGCTTGCTGGAATGATCAAAAGTCAAAGTTTGGCTTTCAACGATAATGCGCAGCTCGTCCTTCCAGAGTCCTACAATATCGGCTGGATGAAGGAACTGGATGGTAACACTCTCCTGTCTGATATTACCATTCCTGCAACGCATGACACTATGGCACTTTATGGAGGACCTGCGGCTGAATGCCAGGCCTGGACTCTGGAAGACCAGCTGAAGGCAGGTATCCGGTACCTGGACCTCCGAGTGTATGCTTTTGAAAACACGCTGTACCTTATGCACGGGATTGTTTACCAGCACTCGACCTTCTCCAAGGCTCTTGAAACACTCAAGGTGTTCCTGTCGGCGTTCCCAAGTGAAACGGTTCTCGCCCGACTCAAGCCTGATTTGTTTGATAAGAGTAAAGTACAGGAATTGGTTTCAAAGCTCATTGAGGGCGATAGCAATGTTTGGGTGAACTCTGCCATACCACAACTAGATGAAGTAAGAGGCAAGATTGTCTTCATACAGGCAGACAGTTTTCTGCTTGGAGTCCCTATGTTGGAAACTGACTCCAAAGATGACTACAAGGTCACTAATGTTAAAGATAAAGAGCAAGAAACCTTACAGCACCTCAATCAAGCCATGAAAGAGTGTGGAGGAAATTCTCTCATCCTGACCTACTCCAGTGGCACAGGCATCGGCACGTTTGAAGGCATGTTTTTAACACCGAAAAAGGTGGCAGAAAAGATGGACCCTTGGCTATATGATTATCTGCAAATGCTGCATGCTGAGGGATCAGCACTGTGTTTCGGAATCATTGCCATGGACTTTCCAAGCTTTGACCTGATTCAAACGGTCATCAAGTTTAATCAGTAG
- the LOC132868011 gene encoding uncharacterized protein LOC132868011, whose translation MSGMAEWIMENKDKIEKGVEILGKGCEILAATVGQFHPVLEAVFMVSAELLGNPDGGEAKYLAEQFESVNQKLEKVQSEIKKTELVLQRSSLNIQYFKPYTQIINQYEMFKYIFKAKPKFKKLKVDEFLIHFEEYEGDKNLECLYDAITKENASGHAMLDTILVTEQRSRRAVEEFCACLKKVFVVGIISLMGYTALNEGSVGQDMVKKWQDRMEDVEKRMKAAVDECVSNFVEQAKTDLEQKLKESESSVDPEYAKSILDALVEKYDWVSWSVRVFKDDGIFLFGKRHHVKSGGVNYFEHLGNNKIKIVVSFTDDPKPLDKVQIKDQIEKGKQKGNMQSMAESLSENFPNCLVHAVSSSKVKEANNFNPEHFYYIYHKTAYICIHTE comes from the coding sequence ATGAGTGGTATGGCAGAATGGATTATGGAGAATAAGGACAAAATTGAAAAGGGAGTGGAGATCCTCGGCAAAGGCTGCGAGATCCTGGCAGCCACTGTAGGCCAGTTCCATCCCGTCTTGGAGGCAGTTTTTATGGTCTCAGCTGAGCTCCTTGGCAACCCAGATGGCGGCGAGGCTAAGTATCTTGCTGAGCAGTTTGAAAGTGTCAACCAGAAGCTGGAAAAGGTCCAGAGTGAGATTAAAAAAACCGAGCTGGTGCTGCAGCGATCATCATTGAACATCCAGTACTTTAAGCCCTACACACAGATCATCAACCAGTATGAAATGTTTAAATATATTTTCAAAGCCAAACCCAAGTTCAAGAAGCTGAAGGTAGACGAATTCCTCATCCACTTTGAGGAATATGAAGGAGACAAGAACCTTGAATGCTTGTATGATGCCATCACTAAAGAGAACGCCTCTGGGCATGCAATGCTGGACACGATTCTGGTCACTGAGCAGCGGAGCAGGAGGGCAGTGGAGGAATTCTGTGCTTGCCTGAAGAAGGTCTTTGTGGTTGGGATCATATCATTGATGGGCTACACTGCACTTAATGAAGGCAGTGTTGGACAGGATATGGTGAAGAAATGGCAAGACCGCATGGAGGACGTGGAGAAGCGCATGAAGGCGGCTGTGGATGAATGTGTGAGCAACTTTGTTGAGCAAGCCAAGACTGATTTAGAACAGAAGCTTAAAGAGAGTGAGAGCAGTGTTGACCCTGAGTATGCTAAATCTATACTGGATGCCCTTGTCGAGAAATATGACTGGGTCTCCTGGTCAGTTAGGGTCTTTAAAGATGATGGGATATTTCTGTTTGGCAAGCGGCACCATGTAAAAAGTGGAGGTGTCAATTATTTTGAACATTTgggtaataataaaataaagattGTTGTGTCTTTTACTGATGACCCTAAACCACTCGACAAGGTCCAGATAAAGGATCAAATAGAGAAAGGGAAGCAGAAAGGTAACATGCAATCTATGGCTGAGTCTCTGAGCGAGAATTTTCCCAACTGCCTTGTACACGCTGTCAGTTCCTCCAAAGTAAAGGAAGCCAATAATTTCAACCCTGAGCACTTTTATTATATTTATCACAAAACGGCATACATCTGTATCCACACAGAATAA
- the LOC132868012 gene encoding protein rapunzel-like: MADKEQIKQTAAIVLGCLEKVSSFASTINPLFGIVTTLVGVVREGLVEDEANKLDKDFEQIHDKLESISKQNKKLLDHIRISEIEKNYGDLEKNIEHQYRAFKIMVDGVRKYPEKGEYYRENFKKTYRKQQGRLNLNEYYRAVMEEQGPFGRPILKDYLEHCKRDREIMEARCAHLAYLFHIGLIALMAYYVVTEDDEDEFRDEWSPRVINIETKMQEALDECSKNK, from the coding sequence ATGGCAGACAAGGAGCAAATCAAACAGACTGCAGCCATAGTGCTGGGCTGCTTGGAGAAAGTGTCCTCCTTCGCCTCCACCATCAACCCTCTGTTTGGTATCGTCACCACACTGGTTGGTGTAGTGAGGGAAGGGCTGGTGGAAGATGAAGCCAACAAGCTGGACAAGGACTTTGAGCAGATCCATGACAAGTTGGAGAGCATCTCGAAGCAGAACAAGAAGCTGCTGGACCATATCCGCATTTCTGAGATCGAAAAAAACTATGGCGACTTGGAAAAGAACATTGAGCACCAGTACCGAGCCTTCAAGATCATGGTGGACGGAGTCAGGAAGTACCCAGAAAAAGGCGAGTATTACAGGGAGAATTTCAAGAAAACCTATAGAAAGCAGCAAGGCCGTCTGAATTTGAATGAGTACTATCGAGCCGTCATGGAAGAGCAAGGTCCTTTTGGGAGGCCAATACTGAAAGATTACCTCGAGCACTGCAagagagacagggagattatGGAAGCTAGGTGCGCACATCTGGCCTACCTCTTCCACATCGGCCTCATAGCACTAATGGCCTACTATGTAGTCACTGAGGATGATGAGGATGAGTTCAGGGACGAATGGAGCCCAAGGGTCATCAACATTGAGACCAAGATGCAAGAAGCTCTGGATGAGTGTAGCAAGAATAAGTGA